In one Magallana gigas chromosome 7, xbMagGiga1.1, whole genome shotgun sequence genomic region, the following are encoded:
- the LOC105331157 gene encoding small ribosomal subunit protein uS8A — MVRMNVLADALKCIAAAEKKGKRQVLIRPCSKVIVRFLTVMMKHGYIGEFEIVDDHRNGKIVVNLTGRLNKCGVISPRFDISIRDMERWTTNLLPSRQFGFIVMTTSGGIMDHEEARRKHLGGKILGFFF, encoded by the exons ATGGTGCGGATGAATGTATTGGCAGATGCCCTCAAGTGCATAGCAGCAGCTGAGAAAAAGGGCAAACGTCAGGTGCTAATAAGGCCCTGCTCAAAAGTCATCGTCAGATTTCTCACAGTGATGATGAAGCATG gTTACATTGGGGAATTTGAAATTGTTGATGACCACAGAAATGGCAAAATTGTTGTCAATCTTACAGGCCGGTTAAACAAA TGTGGTGTCATCAGTCCTAGATTTGACATTTCCATTAGAGACATGGAAAGATGGACAACAAATTTATTGCCATCTCGACAGTTtgg atttattGTTATGACAACGTCAGGGGGTATAATGGATCATGAAGAAGCCAGACGGAAACATTTAGGAGGAAAAATTCTTGGATTCTTTTTCTGA